From a single Piliocolobus tephrosceles isolate RC106 unplaced genomic scaffold, ASM277652v3 unscaffolded_13886, whole genome shotgun sequence genomic region:
- the LOC111533569 gene encoding arylsulfatase E-like — translation MKILILTSKAVNLSLHRTPNIDRLAEDGVKLTQHISAASLCTPSRAAFLTGRYPVRSGMVSSMGYRVLQWTGASGGLPTNETTFAKILQEKGYATGLIGKWHLGLNCESASDHCHHPLHHGFDHFYGMPFSLMGDCAHWELSEKRVNLEQKLNFLFQVLALVALTLAAGKLIHLIPVSWTPVIWSALSAVLLLAGSYFVGALIVHADCLLMRNHTITEQPMRFQTTTPLILQEVASFLKRSAEK, via the exons ATGAAAATCCTAATTTTAACAAGTAAAGCTGTTAATTTGTCCCTCCATAGGACTCCAAATATTGACCGCCTTGCAGAGGACGGCGTGAAGCTGACCCAACACATCTCTGCCGCATCTTTGTGCACCCCAAGCAGAGCTGCCTTCCTCACGGGCAGATACCCTGTTCGATCAG GGATGGTTTCCAGCATGGGTTACCGTGTTCTTCAGTGGACTGGAGCATCTGGAGGTCTTCCAACAAATGAGACAACTTTTGCAAAAATATTGCAAGAGAAAGGCTATGCCACCGGACTCATAG GAAAATGGCATCTGGGTCTCAACTGTGAGTCAGCCAGCGATCATTGCCACCACCCCCTCCACCATGGCTTTGACCATTTCTACGGAATGCCTTTCTCCTTGATGGGTGATTGCGCCCACTGGGAACTCTCAGAGAAGCGTGTCAACCTGGAACAAAAACTCAACTTCCTCTTCCAAGTCCTGGCCTTGGTTGCCCTCACTCTGGCAGCAGGGAAGCTCATACACCTCATACCCGTCTCGTGGACGCCGGTCATCTGGTCAGCCCTTTCGGCCGTCCTCCTCCTCGCAGGCTCCTATTTTGTGGGTGCTCTGATTGTCCACGCCGATTGCTTGCTGATGAGAAACCACACCATCACGGAGCAGCCCATGCGCTTCCAAACGACGACACCCCTTATTCTGCAGGAGGTCGCGTCCTTTCTCAAAAGGTCAGCAGAAAAGT